The genomic stretch TCATAATACAAGCAACATGACTTTTCTTTGCAATATCTATGCCAACATAGTACATAAAACATAACTCCTTCTTGATTGCTTGATATTTGGGTTGTGCTCACAGCCTCCTAACTCTATAGAACGGTAGAACATAAGCTCTCCAATAGCGTTTCATAGGTGAGTTAGCTAGCCCAAATTAGATAGGCTTTGTTGGGTCATCTTCTGACAAGGACAAACAGATCTTTAATTTGTGCCATTGACTGTGAATTGCAAAAAGCAGCTAACACAACTGTCTTTATGCTAACACAACTTTTATAACTTTTTCATCCTCTTTTGAGTGATGAGAAGTTATAAATGTATTATAGGAGGACAGTTAATGAAAGGGAGAATTTCAGAATTTAATTCTGAAAATAGTATAGGTAAAATAACCACACCAGCAGGAACTATTTTTGAATTCCATCTAAACTCTTGGATGAGTACGAATAAAACACCTGAAAAAGATATGAAAGTTTTATTTGATATTTCAGGTAAAAAAGCTGTTAACATAGAACTTTATGAAAATATTTCTATACATACATATAACAAAGACACATCTGATAAACCTAATCAAAAAAATGAAGATATTAATGAGTTAGAAGTTGACTTTCAAATAGACAAAGATGAGAATGAAGAGTCTATACGTAATATTTTATGCTCTGATCCATCTTATATTGCGACAGATACAAAATCAGCAATTTATAACTATTTTTCAAATGTTGTAAAAGAGTGTATTGATAAGAAAAAATATTTAAGATATAGAAACACTCTTGATTATATAAAAACAAAACGATTTTTAATGTCTGCATACAATAATTTAGTAGAGATAGATTGTAATTTTGAAAATTTTGAATTAGCAAATTTAAAAAGGGATATTGACGAAATTTATAAAATTTATACTAATTTTAAAAAAGCTTCACTATATACAAAGAGTGCTTATAACATCATATTTCTAAGTCGCCACCCAGAACAAAAAAAGTTACAATTAAAACTTGAAACAAATAGAGATAAAATATCTTTATTAAATTCAGAAGTAGAAAAGTTGGAAACAACGATAAAAGAGAAAAGTGCAAAACTCTCTACTCTTCCTATTGAAAGTGACTTATACAAACAATTAAATAAAAATATAAAAAACTTAAAAAGAGAACTGGTTGATACAATTCATGAAATAGGAACATTAATAGAAGAAAATAAAAAATATTTTGAAAGTATTCAAGAATTTTACGATAAATACTACCTTGATTTTCAAAACAATCTAAATTTATTTGTAAAAGAGTACGATCAAAAATTAAAAAAAATACTAGATGTTTTAGCTTACCGTTTTGATAAAAGTATATGGAAAAAAGCGAAAAATTCTGAGTTAATCAAAGAGCATTTTAGCAAAGCTGATATTAATGATGAATTTAGCACAGAGACTTATCTTAAATATTACTTAAAGTCAATCGATAAATCAAAAGCAAGTTTAGAACACCAAGAACTGTATAGATTACAGGAGTATTTTGAAGAGCAAAAAAGAAAAGTTATTTTATGTTTCGATGATGAACCTGCTTTTTTAACTCTTGTAAAAAATATTATAGTTAAAATAGATAAAAAAATAGATGTTTTTCTATCTACAAGAAAAGAGATGGCAATAAATAGTATAAAAAAATATCAACCACATATATTAATAATTAATCCTAATATTAAAGAAATAGATATAAAAAACTTTATTCCAGATATTGAAATCTCATTTTTTGCTGATAGAATTGATAAAAATCTTCTTATAATGGCAAAAAACTCTAATGTTTCCTCTATTCTACAAAAAACTTTGCAAGAAGATATACTTAAAAAAGAGATTGAGAAATATATAAAAAATCTTTAAACTAGGAGTCAAAAAAATATGTTTACCGGACTTATTCGAGAGATGGCTGAAGTTATAAGCTTTGATAACAAGTTCCTCTCTCTAAAAGCAAAATACCGTCCTAATATTGGTGACTCCATAGCAGTAAATGGTGTCTGCCTTACAGTTGTCAAAGTTGGTGAAGGCAACTTTACAGTAGAGGTAGCTGATGAAACAAGAAGTGTAGTGGCATTGGAAAACTTCAGTGGTCAAGTACATATTGAACCAGCTATGCAGATGGGTGATAGATTTGAAGGGCATATTGTTCAAGGACATGTAGATACAATAGGTACAATTACCAAAATTGAAAAACGTACCAATGGAACAGATTTTTATATTACTATTCCAACTAAATTTTTAGAGTATGTTATTCCCAAAGGCTCTATTACGATAGATGGAGTAAGTTTAACTGTCAATGATGTAGATGATAATGGATTTCGTCTGACCATAATTCCACATACAATGAAAGAGACTAGATTTGGCAGTTACAGCATAGGTACAAGAGTTAATATAGAGACTGATCTATTTGCAAGATATGTTGCAAACATTCTAGATCGCAGAGAGCAGATTAGAAAAAAAGGGTGGGAAAATATAGAACATATTCAATCACTCTATTAAGGAACCTTAGCATTATGAAATACAAACATTTTTCTATTCAAAATCTCTTTTCTAAATCTGTTCCAAATAGCGGTGAACTATTTGAAACTCTTCTAAAAAATAATGAAGTAACTATTGAGGTTATTGTTAGCAGTAATTCACCTGAACCTACTCAATACAACCAACCCCATGATGAAGCAGTTCTATTAATTACAGGCAAAGCAAATCTTTTAATTAATGAAAAAGAGGTCGTAATGAATCCAGGTGATTTTCTTCATATACCAGCAAACACTCCACATAAAGTTTTAAAGACAGAAAAAGGAACAAGATGGCTAGCAATTCATACTAAAGGAGCATTATGCTAACCCCTAAAGCAGCTGCATTAAAATATAACTCATTAAATGACAATGCACCAAAAGTTATTGCCTCAGGTAAAGGAGACCTTGCTCTAAAAATTATTGAAAAAGCAAAAGCATTTGATATACCTCTTTTTCAAAATGAGATTCTTGCTGAAGCACTAACAAAACAAGAGATTGACACAGAAATAGATCCTCAACTTTTTAAAGCAGTAGCAGAAGTTTTTGTATGGCTAATGAAAGCAGAAGAGAGTATAGAACTATCTTCAAATTAAGTATTTATACATAAAAAATGTTCA from Hydrogenimonas thermophila encodes the following:
- a CDS encoding EscU/YscU/HrcU family type III secretion system export apparatus switch protein, with product MLTPKAAALKYNSLNDNAPKVIASGKGDLALKIIEKAKAFDIPLFQNEILAEALTKQEIDTEIDPQLFKAVAEVFVWLMKAEESIELSSN
- a CDS encoding riboflavin synthase, whose product is MFTGLIREMAEVISFDNKFLSLKAKYRPNIGDSIAVNGVCLTVVKVGEGNFTVEVADETRSVVALENFSGQVHIEPAMQMGDRFEGHIVQGHVDTIGTITKIEKRTNGTDFYITIPTKFLEYVIPKGSITIDGVSLTVNDVDDNGFRLTIIPHTMKETRFGSYSIGTRVNIETDLFARYVANILDRREQIRKKGWENIEHIQSLY
- a CDS encoding cupin domain-containing protein: MKYKHFSIQNLFSKSVPNSGELFETLLKNNEVTIEVIVSSNSPEPTQYNQPHDEAVLLITGKANLLINEKEVVMNPGDFLHIPANTPHKVLKTEKGTRWLAIHTKGALC